One genomic window of bacterium includes the following:
- a CDS encoding ABC transporter permease translates to MTGAPSRRWRSLVRNPSSVAGGFLIVGLVVLAVLAPAVAPHSMVGMDASARSLPPSAGHWFGTDQFGRDILSRVIYGGRTSLLVGVLSVGAAAAAGVSVGMSAAVLGGWWDDVLMRVIDVLMAFPDIVLAIGLIAIVGAHFGDLILVIAFTRLPDFARMSRAQTLLVQRQEYVAAATAMGSRRFRIMIRHILPNASAPLLVLGSLAMAGAINAEAALSFLGIGVQPPLASWGTMVADGRRFVLNAPWMAACPGVAISIAVLAFNLVGDGLRDAFDPRS, encoded by the coding sequence ATGACCGGCGCGCCGTCGCGCCGGTGGCGGTCGTTGGTACGCAATCCGAGCTCCGTCGCCGGCGGCTTCCTGATTGTGGGGCTCGTGGTCCTCGCCGTACTGGCGCCTGCCGTCGCGCCGCACTCGATGGTAGGCATGGACGCGTCCGCGCGCAGTCTACCGCCGTCCGCCGGCCACTGGTTCGGAACAGATCAATTCGGACGGGATATCTTGAGCCGAGTCATCTACGGAGGACGCACGTCGCTGCTCGTCGGCGTGCTGAGCGTCGGCGCGGCCGCGGCCGCCGGTGTCTCGGTAGGGATGTCGGCCGCCGTCCTCGGCGGCTGGTGGGACGATGTCTTGATGCGCGTCATCGATGTGCTGATGGCGTTTCCCGACATCGTACTGGCAATCGGACTCATTGCCATCGTTGGGGCGCACTTTGGTGACCTCATTCTTGTCATCGCGTTCACGCGGTTGCCGGATTTCGCCCGTATGTCGCGGGCCCAGACGTTGCTGGTTCAGAGGCAGGAATACGTCGCCGCGGCCACCGCGATGGGGTCGCGACGGTTTCGAATCATGATCCGCCATATTCTGCCGAATGCAAGCGCGCCGCTCCTTGTGCTCGGGTCCCTCGCCATGGCCGGAGCCATCAATGCGGAGGCGGCCCTCAGTTTCCTTGGGATCGGCGTGCAACCCCCGCTGGCTTCCTGGGGCACGATGGTGGCCGACGGTCGCCGCTTCGTCCTGAATGCGCCCTGGATGGCCGCGTGTCCGGGCGTCGCCATCAGCATCGCCGTGCTGGCGTTCAACCTCGTAGGGGACGGCCTTCGCGACGCATTCGACCCGCGAAGTTAG
- a CDS encoding ABC transporter permease — translation MQRYLVRRLILIVPVVLGVTVFVFCLIHLAPGDPVVLMLGKFYDPSYAADQRHALGLDRPLSVQYVLWLSNIARGDLGRSITQSNGVAALLGERLPTTMLLAVGAMGVALAIAIPLGVTAAVRAGALADHVSRLAAMVGVSMPIFWLGLLLIIVFSLQLGWLPPGGSVDEFGWQALILPCVALGTSFAALAMRITRSSMLEALREDYIRTARAKGVAASRVVYFHALRNALVPIITVIGLQFGTVLSGTVLTETVFNIPGMGRLLVEAISGRDYPLLQGTILVTSLLYVLVNLAVDLLYAACDPRIRYG, via the coding sequence ATGCAACGGTACCTCGTCCGCAGATTAATCCTGATCGTGCCGGTGGTGCTCGGCGTCACCGTGTTCGTGTTCTGTCTCATACACCTCGCGCCCGGCGACCCGGTCGTGTTGATGCTCGGGAAGTTTTATGACCCGAGCTACGCCGCGGACCAGCGGCACGCGTTGGGGCTCGATCGCCCCCTGAGCGTGCAGTACGTGCTGTGGCTGAGTAACATTGCTCGCGGCGACCTCGGGCGGAGCATCACGCAGAGCAACGGCGTCGCTGCGTTGCTCGGGGAGCGCCTGCCGACAACGATGCTGCTGGCCGTGGGCGCGATGGGGGTGGCGCTGGCAATCGCCATCCCGTTGGGGGTTACGGCGGCGGTCCGCGCCGGTGCGCTCGCCGATCATGTGAGCCGTTTGGCGGCCATGGTCGGCGTCTCCATGCCGATCTTCTGGCTCGGACTGCTCTTGATCATCGTGTTCTCCCTGCAACTCGGCTGGTTGCCGCCCGGCGGCTCGGTCGACGAGTTCGGGTGGCAGGCACTCATTCTACCGTGTGTCGCGCTCGGGACTTCATTTGCGGCACTCGCGATGCGCATTACACGGTCGAGCATGCTCGAGGCATTGCGCGAAGATTACATCCGGACGGCGCGCGCCAAGGGTGTGGCAGCTAGCCGAGTCGTGTATTTTCACGCTCTACGCAATGCGCTTGTCCCAATCATCACGGTCATCGGGCTGCAGTTCGGTACGGTCCTCAGCGGAACCGTGTTGACGGAGACAGTCTTCAATATCCCCGGCATGGGCCGGTTGTTGGTCGAAGCTATCAGCGGACGGGACTATCCTCTGCTGCAGGGGACGATTCTAGTCACATCCCTGCTCTACGTACTGGTCAACCTCGCCGTGGATCTCCTTTATGCCGCGTGCGATCCGAGAATCCGATATGGGTAG
- a CDS encoding ABC transporter substrate-binding protein, whose translation MRQAPARLIAAAVLMVPLALGIAAGQSIKRGGTLNAIVKEDMLNLNPVVDGGFEGEMVDDQISDSLVNVGPHGEAVPALATSWTVAPDNVTYTFHLRHGVMFQDGTPFDADAVKFNWDRMLDPKVGYAARQYQTLIKSVRVVDKYTVEVVTPKPNADFIASLLTDDEIRFHSPAAIQKWGKDYGSKAAVGTGPFMFQEWVPDQRIVIVRNPHYWKPGLPYVDRIVFRPTPEESLRMIALRARRADVVFEPDLADAKRLAKDPRFTVVSAPGSTLNFMYFNTCKAPFSDLRVRQAISYAVDRKAIAQTVFLGYAEPASGIFPSWHPAYEKQWETTSYSYDPAKAKDLLAQAGFNDGHPLTFSLHTTNVSEYVDEVQLVQNQLAQIGVKVVPNVVEKAALAGLWNPPAGQTPTFDVGLYRLKFGKLTKQYTWNSYSADAPFELTWYNRACGYKNAAMPPLLDRALSTLDRQQAIVIDRQINTIAMHDAPRVLLSWGKNVDVVQSYVRGMGMDVQNWFPLETVWLDK comes from the coding sequence ATGCGCCAGGCACCAGCGCGGCTGATCGCGGCGGCGGTCCTCATGGTCCCGCTTGCCTTGGGTATCGCGGCCGGCCAATCGATCAAGCGCGGCGGCACGCTGAACGCGATCGTGAAAGAGGACATGCTGAACTTGAATCCCGTTGTAGACGGTGGCTTCGAAGGCGAGATGGTCGACGATCAGATCTCCGACAGCCTCGTCAACGTCGGGCCGCACGGCGAGGCGGTCCCGGCCCTCGCGACGTCCTGGACCGTCGCACCGGACAACGTGACGTATACCTTCCACCTCCGGCACGGCGTTATGTTCCAGGATGGTACGCCGTTCGACGCGGACGCGGTCAAGTTCAACTGGGACCGGATGTTGGACCCCAAGGTCGGCTATGCGGCCCGCCAGTACCAAACGCTGATCAAAAGCGTGCGCGTCGTCGACAAGTACACCGTCGAAGTTGTGACGCCTAAACCCAACGCCGACTTCATTGCCTCGCTGCTGACGGACGACGAGATCCGCTTCCATTCTCCCGCGGCGATCCAGAAGTGGGGCAAGGACTATGGATCCAAGGCGGCAGTCGGCACGGGACCGTTCATGTTCCAGGAGTGGGTCCCCGATCAGCGGATCGTGATCGTCAGAAACCCGCACTATTGGAAACCCGGATTGCCCTACGTGGACCGGATCGTTTTCCGGCCTACGCCTGAAGAATCTCTCCGCATGATCGCGCTGCGGGCGCGACGGGCCGACGTCGTGTTTGAGCCCGATCTCGCCGACGCGAAGCGGCTGGCGAAGGATCCGCGCTTCACGGTCGTGTCGGCCCCGGGCAGTACGCTCAACTTCATGTACTTCAACACCTGCAAAGCGCCGTTCAGCGACCTGCGCGTCCGCCAAGCGATCTCATACGCGGTCGACAGGAAAGCGATCGCGCAGACAGTGTTCCTCGGGTACGCGGAGCCGGCCTCGGGGATCTTCCCCTCGTGGCATCCGGCTTACGAGAAACAGTGGGAAACGACCTCGTACTCGTACGATCCCGCCAAGGCCAAGGATCTGCTCGCGCAGGCCGGATTCAACGACGGTCATCCGCTGACGTTTTCCCTTCACACGACGAACGTGTCCGAGTATGTCGACGAGGTGCAATTGGTCCAGAATCAGCTGGCGCAAATCGGCGTCAAGGTCGTGCCCAACGTCGTGGAGAAGGCGGCGCTCGCCGGCCTCTGGAATCCTCCGGCCGGACAAACGCCTACTTTCGATGTGGGATTGTATCGTCTCAAGTTCGGCAAGCTGACCAAGCAGTATACGTGGAATTCCTATTCGGCCGACGCGCCGTTCGAGCTCACCTGGTACAACCGTGCGTGCGGGTACAAGAACGCGGCGATGCCCCCGCTGCTCGACAGGGCGCTCAGCACGCTCGATCGGCAGCAGGCGATCGTCATCGATCGTCAGATCAATACGATCGCCATGCACGATGCTCCTCGGGTGCTGCTGAGTTGGGGCAAGAACGTCGACGTCGTCCAGTCGTACGTTCGTGGAATGGGAATGGACGTCCAGAACTGGTTTCCGCTTGAGACCGTCTGGCTCGACAAGTAG